Sequence from the Fodinibius salicampi genome:
GAAAAACAGCTTGCCCAGTCCCTTAAACGTGGACTGGAAGAGGAGGGACACGTGGTGGAAGTAATGCATGATGGAGAAGAAGCCGAATTGCAAGGTTTGGTCAATGATTACGATATGGTGATATTGGACTGGCGGCTGCCCAATCGTGATGGCAAGCAAATTCTGGAGCATTGGCGCGGAGAAGATCGGACGTTCCCGGTTCTCATGCTGACGGCGCTCGGGGACCTGGATCACAAAGTGTCGGGACTTGATGCGGGAGCTGATGATTATATGGGCAAGCCGTTTTCGTTTGAAGAGCTGCTGGCCCGTGTTAGGGCATTGGGACGGCGATCATCGGAAATGCAGAATAACGAAGTGGTTTCGGTGGGACCTATTGAGCTGGATCCGCGTAAACACTGGGTTAAGGTATGTAATATTGAGCGGTCGCTCAGGCCCAAGGAATTCATACTATTGGAACTATTACTAAGTGAGCCGGAAACGGTGTTTTCTAAGACCAAATTGGCAGAACGGGTATG
This genomic interval carries:
- a CDS encoding response regulator transcription factor encodes the protein MWILLVEDEKQLAQSLKRGLEEEGHVVEVMHDGEEAELQGLVNDYDMVILDWRLPNRDGKQILEHWRGEDRTFPVLMLTALGDLDHKVSGLDAGADDYMGKPFSFEELLARVRALGRRSSEMQNNEVVSVGPIELDPRKHWVKVCNIERSLRPKEFILLELLLSEPETVFSKTKLAERVWGSAYHVSDNTIEATISTLRQKLAESFEECNKEFLEDHSQVIETIRGAGYRLNNKLMDKSE